A region of Nostoc sp. 'Peltigera membranacea cyanobiont' N6 DNA encodes the following proteins:
- a CDS encoding GUN4 domain-containing protein, whose translation MAQPEPNILQLAKQGNPKAIATIINRQLEPKGIIAQVDLKDNCLQILIEAIQLPPQHIIVEYFRKSFTNLDATAIKTIKVYAKRPGEVFFDWHELFDLVEAPGQELLKMAKSGDIQSITIVINQCLKNQGIIAKVNLKDSCLRVMLEAQEAINQELIVPILINQLEKLTIESINKLIVYGKQTNEEFPGWHQEINYNLLTNNSEKTVESLALVSIKETEAKDIINVSLSQIENIDSVKLSNYLYYEFLQNRIYEPLSVRFKAEEEENKIHGIVNAFNISTLQEDIKLSIRQIEKQIVRTLEDKFCITLDINQVERIFYDISNYRFSNLKNAIKQMETAIQEVLNFNFPEETNELKAFFKGAVEGAVDGLTGRIKFTEVIVGGVIGNLIIPGLGGVIGGAVGGWFAGNKEQKRMEEIINKYDIAKTKLNEEFKILFQNCYEDISKLINSLYKINLIKYQYLIQAEELNRQGIESKNIKNLIEAIHCYDKAISLNPHYYGAWCNKGWALVLLGKYEEAIHAFDESLKINSELIMPLESKIMLLGYRLEQHETVLLLCNNAISKGYNTFNILSAKSFSLYKLERYQEAIEICDIAISIYSSSLEIYQFFIQKAACMIWMEDSELALENLKEAITLNPEKSQEIIKVSPSFENLKNDERFIALMESSVGVDYSNLNKLLAENKWKEADIETAKLMCLAVTNHDKRLNIIVKDARAYTELNNERIVKIPAIDLNTIDKLWLNCSKGKFGFSVQKEIYQNLGGTKEFNGEIRDKFGVSVGWRTRNNNGNYFWRNSDDCHYYIDIDIALRGHLPSCLWAGINDDWFENRRERLITLFYHLQANGIGNISKQ comes from the coding sequence ATGGCACAACCAGAACCTAATATACTGCAACTTGCTAAACAAGGCAATCCAAAAGCTATTGCGACTATAATAAACAGACAACTAGAGCCTAAAGGTATCATTGCTCAAGTTGATTTAAAAGATAACTGCTTACAAATTCTTATAGAAGCAATTCAATTGCCGCCACAACACATTATAGTTGAATATTTCCGTAAGTCTTTCACAAACCTGGATGCTACTGCAATCAAAACTATTAAAGTTTATGCAAAACGACCGGGAGAAGTATTTTTTGATTGGCATGAATTATTTGATTTAGTAGAAGCACCAGGACAAGAACTATTGAAAATGGCTAAATCTGGTGATATTCAATCAATAACTATTGTGATAAATCAGTGCTTAAAAAATCAAGGCATTATAGCAAAAGTAAATTTAAAAGATAGTTGCTTGCGAGTAATGCTGGAAGCACAAGAAGCTATAAATCAAGAATTAATAGTCCCAATACTAATTAATCAATTGGAAAAGTTAACCATCGAATCTATTAATAAATTAATAGTATATGGCAAACAAACTAATGAAGAATTTCCAGGATGGCATCAAGAAATTAACTATAATTTACTAACTAATAACTCAGAAAAAACAGTAGAATCTTTAGCTTTAGTCTCAATTAAGGAGACTGAAGCTAAAGATATCATAAACGTAAGCCTCAGTCAAATTGAAAATATAGATTCTGTCAAGTTATCAAACTATCTATATTATGAATTTCTACAAAATAGAATATATGAACCTCTATCAGTTAGGTTCAAAGCTGAAGAAGAAGAAAATAAAATTCATGGGATAGTGAATGCGTTTAATATTTCTACTCTACAAGAAGATATCAAGCTGTCCATAAGGCAAATAGAAAAGCAAATTGTAAGAACATTAGAAGATAAGTTTTGTATCACTTTAGATATAAACCAAGTAGAAAGAATATTTTATGATATTTCAAATTATAGGTTTTCTAATCTAAAAAATGCAATTAAACAGATGGAAACAGCTATACAGGAAGTTTTAAATTTTAATTTTCCTGAAGAAACAAACGAGTTAAAAGCCTTCTTTAAAGGAGCCGTAGAAGGAGCCGTAGATGGTCTTACAGGAAGAATTAAATTTACAGAAGTAATTGTAGGGGGCGTAATTGGTAATCTTATTATACCAGGATTAGGGGGTGTAATTGGTGGTGCTGTTGGAGGGTGGTTTGCTGGTAATAAGGAACAAAAGAGAATGGAGGAAATTATTAACAAATATGATATAGCAAAAACAAAACTAAATGAGGAATTCAAAATTCTATTCCAAAATTGTTATGAGGATATTTCTAAGTTAATTAATAGTTTATATAAAATAAATCTTATTAAATATCAATATCTTATACAAGCAGAAGAACTTAATAGACAAGGAATAGAGAGTAAAAATATTAAAAATCTTATAGAAGCTATTCATTGTTACGATAAAGCTATCAGCTTAAATCCCCATTATTACGGAGCTTGGTGCAATAAAGGTTGGGCTTTAGTGTTATTAGGTAAGTATGAAGAAGCAATTCATGCCTTTGATGAATCTCTTAAAATTAATAGTGAACTTATTATGCCTTTGGAAAGTAAAATAATGCTTCTAGGATATCGTCTAGAACAACATGAGACTGTGCTTTTACTATGTAATAATGCTATTTCTAAAGGTTATAACACTTTTAATATCTTGTCTGCAAAAAGCTTTTCTCTTTATAAATTAGAAAGATACCAAGAAGCAATTGAAATTTGTGATATAGCTATATCAATCTATTCTTCTAGTCTTGAAATATATCAGTTTTTTATACAGAAAGCTGCCTGTATGATATGGATGGAAGATTCAGAACTTGCTCTAGAAAATCTAAAAGAAGCCATAACATTAAATCCAGAAAAGTCCCAAGAAATAATAAAAGTTAGTCCGAGCTTTGAGAACCTAAAAAATGATGAAAGATTTATAGCATTGATGGAATCATCTGTGGGTGTAGATTATAGTAATTTGAATAAACTATTAGCAGAAAATAAATGGAAAGAAGCTGATATAGAAACAGCAAAACTCATGTGTTTGGCAGTTACTAATCATGATAAAAGACTTAATATAATCGTGAAGGATGCTAGAGCATATACAGAGTTGAATAACGAACGAATTGTTAAAATACCAGCTATAGATTTAAATACAATTGATAAGCTTTGGCTAAATTGCAGTAAAGGAAAGTTTGGATTCTCTGTACAAAAGGAAATTTATCAAAATTTAGGTGGGACTAAAGAATTTAATGGTGAAATACGAGATAAATTTGGAGTATCAGTAGGATGGAGAACCCGTAATAATAATGGTAACTACTTCTGGCGTAATTCAGACGATTGTCATTATTATATTGACATTGACATTGCACTAAGAGGACATCTTCCTAGTTGTTTGTGGGCAGGTATTAATGATGACTGGTTTGAAAATAGAAGGGAGAGATTAATTACCCTTTTTTACCATTTGCAAGCTAATGGTATTGGCAATATTTCAAAACAGTAA